The nucleotide window AATAATGAGTTCACGccgaactatacccggtgggtccaccatggtgaaggccatcgtatgagagaggaggtagtGAGACCACGTCTGGAGGGTTTCGATGCTGATGCCGAGGTAgcggacatgttagatgactttcacgaagcacaGTATGTTGAAGGACGTAGGTTGGAGGAGATGGATGCAACAACAAAGgcattctacgacatgatggagtcagcatagaAACCCCTGCACGATAGGACAacggtttctcaactagatgccattggacgtgtAATGGGGTTCAAGTCCCAGTTTAGCCTGGGTCGAGAAGCCTACGATGGTATGTTGGCCCTCATTGGCAGCCTGCTTTCTGAGGGCCAcattctaccaaagagcatgtacgagtctcAAAAAGTGCTTCGTGCACTTAAAATGTCGTATGACCAGATagatgcttgtccgaaggggtgtgtcctatttaggaaagatcataaGGATGCAAAATACTGTCCAAAGTGTGAATCCTCTAGGCACCTTGAGGTTGactctggtgatggccagaagaggtagCTTTCTATCCCGTTGAAAGTCCTTCGGTACCTTCTGTTCTTACCGAGGATGCAACGTCTAtatatgaccgaggaatccacgaaacagatgagaTGGCACAAAGAGGGCAAACGATACAATccagacaagatggtacatccctTCGATGGTAAAGCATGGATCCACTTTGATCGCATTCATAATGACAAAGCtgaagaggctcgtaatgtacgtgttgtgctggcaatagatgggttcaatccttatggtcaGATGTCTGCtccgtacacttgttggcccatctttgttatccccctcaatctccccccctggCATCCTCCTTCAACGACAAAACATCtttttgtcattgataattcctggacatccagggaataacatgggtgtgtacatggTACATGGAGCCTcttattgatgaattgatccttgcttgggaggacggggtatggacatacgatcgggCTACAAAGAGAAACTTCAAAATGcgtgtttggtaccagtactccatgcatgacttcttggcatatgggatattcagcATGTGGTgcgttcatgggaagttcccatgcccagtatgcaaggcagctctaaggttcatttggttgtagaagggtggcaagtatttgtcattcgacaaacatcgtcaatttCTCCCTATGGACCATCCTTTTAGACAAGACATAAAGAACTTCACAAAAGGTGTCGTAGAGACAAACCCTCCACCACACATGATGACTGGtgtcgaggttcatgctcagatagatgctcttgtgGCCAACgaaggaggtggttttgtgggatatggtgagcaataTATGTGGAcacataagtcgggcttgacgaggctcccctattttaaTGATCTTCTCTTGCCACATACCAttaatgtaatgcacactaaaaagaatatcgccgaggcactttgggctacactcatggacattcctgataagtccaaagacaaccctaaggctagagtcgACCTGGCAGCATTATGTGATAGACCAAATCAACATATGCGTCCTCCTAGAGGTGGCAAGAAATGGataaggcctaaggccgatttcatctTGAGCAGAGACCAAAGGAgaaaagtacttgaatggatctagAGGTTAATGTTCCttgatggatatgcagcgaatctaagaaggggagtgaacttatctactctaCGAGTcctagggatgaagagtcatgactaccacatatggattgagaggCTTCTTCCAACTATGGTTTGAGGCTTTGTCCCTGAGAATGTCTGGCTAGtgttggcagagttgagctatttcttccaccaactatgtgccaaggagttatctcgaaccgtgattgatgacttggagaGAGCGGCACCTTTGTTACTCTGtaggttggagaagatctttccccctGGCTTCTTCttaccgatgcagcatttgattttgcacctctcgAATGAGGCATGAATGACGGGGCCCGTGCAGttccattggtgctatccaatcaagagatgtctaaaggttcttcgaaaaaaatgtagaaataaagccagaattgaggcttccattgcagaggcatccgttctggaggaggtgtcaaacttcacaacaacatactacgCTGAAAACCTTCCTAGCATCCATAATcctccccctcgttacaatgctggggaaaatgaatcgaacctcagcctttttcgagggcaactcggaaacgcaagtgcatcgaccaccaaAGTGTTGCAACCTGAAGAGTGGCATagtatcatgctgtatgtgttgatcAACCTTGACGAAGTCGAGCCATACTtggggtaagttctcaacgaacttgatTCATAACGTCATCACTCATTGGCCAACCCCTTTTTGTCTCGTTGCTACAGGGAATTTCGTCGTCAAACCTGGCATCGACAAAGGGAACCTACCCCTCCAGAATGggatacccttcttagacagggtgcTAGAAATGGGAGCCTCGactttatttcttggttcaaaaagaaggtaccatccaatttatCTTGTACTTTCACATTCTAAGTTGCTTGTACATGTGAAATATAAAATGATCTATCTTGCTCGAGCTTGTAGGGCCAAACCAATGCGTCCATGATGGTcgagttgagataggttgccaATGGCTTTGCTTATAAGGTGAAGTCATTTaccagttatgacgtgaatggatatcgctttcgcacatcaagctacgagcagagtcagcccaatcgaaaaaccacaagtACTGGAGTTTTTACGGCCGACCAAGATagggtcgagtattatggaagacttgaagaaatatacgaactcagcTTTCATGGTTGCAGGCCTCTTAATCCTGTTATATTCAAataccattggtttgatcctgcagtAATGAGACGGACTTGGGCTAGTCTTGGGGTAGTTGAAATTCGACAAGATTatgtcttaccaggagacgatgtctatgttgtggcccaacaggccacataggtttattatctcccatacaCATGCCAAGACAAAGAGAATCTTAatggttgggatattgtgcacaaggtatcgccacacggtaaactacctttgccaaacgatgaagattatacatttaacccaaacacatatgatggagaattctTCCAAGAAGAGGGGTTGGAAggaaggtttgagatagacttaaccgaagcgattggaatgaaagtagacaatgaatGGGTTGATGCAGGcaacgctggagacgaggtgctaaatgagaaggacttacaaatgcttgaccaATTACAGTTAGGCCAAGATGATGTTGACAACATCCCCCCTTCGGATAGTGTCGAgtatttcgacatgattgatagtgatgatgagacttatcatccagctaatcccgatcatgaagattatttttaatacatgtaataatatgttattttgtaattttaGTTTGTTCCTTTTGCCTTTATGTAATTATGTTATTTCTAATACAacattgtttttttgtttttgattgcaggtgattgatcaAAGATGGCGGGCGGGCATCAAAATAGGAGGGTCAGCTCGATCTACCAAAGAACACGCTCGGTAGACACCACTGCAGATGAGGACCTATCGATGCCGtcgtagaggaggaggaggaggagcagcaccgGTCGCAGGAGGCGGTCGTAGGAGGAGCAGTTGCCGCTGCCGCAGGAGGAGGACGAATgggtggaggatgaggaggagcgggtggaggacgaggaggacgagagGGTGGAGGACGAgcgggaggaggacgaggacggggaggaggaggaggtcgaggAGGAGGCAGCAGCGGGTTCGGCTTCCTCTGGTACGCTGAGTGtgtacttgcgaggtcccgcgagcctccctatGCGGCCGATACCTTCTTACAGACGCCCGAAGATTGCACCCGATGGAGAAACATAAGTAAATTAACATGTTTTCACTACTTAAAATGATATGTTCAAAAATCACACTAGAAGCTAACTATTATTCTTAATAACTTGTGCAGGGGCTGGACGGTTGTAGAGTCTGCAGAATGTCACACACGCAAGGTCAGTGGCATCCTTGGCCTTCTGGTcaaggaacacttccctggcttgGTCCAGTTTGTCGGGAGAGAGGAGCCTCCCTACACGTTTGCCCACTACGCCAACGCCCCCGATGCTATAGATCTGCTTGTCAAGACATTCCCCAACAAGGCGGAGTGGGTGAAGGCTGAGCTATGgataagtcttcctcgcactacattgttcaatacatcgcattcattggacattttttGAAATAATGAATGAATACTTCGTGtgtatatgcaggatttcttcaGACTTTAGGAAGGCTTTAAGGACACGGCGGATGTGGTGCTAACCAAAGCATGTAAAAGACTCATGAAGCAGCTGCATTACGAGGCACGCGTCCAGGCCATCATAACATACCACAGGTCCTACCTTGCAACGAAGGTCACGAAGAAAGAAGCAAGAGATATGGCACTGACCAAGGAAGAGTTCATGAAGGTAAATGTATTCGAACATTAATAATGTAGTGCTGATAGCTTTAATTTaacttcttatatgtcatatacttcaTGGCTTGTAGGTGGTTCCGTGCTGGTGCTCCGGGGATCCCCGATGCTGGGAgatgatggtggacaagtggttggaCCCTGAATGGATTGCCCAGCACAAAGCTTGTCGGGAGCGCCGTTTGCAGATGATAGGTGTACCACGCCATCAAGGCAACCACAGCCTCAACGGATACGCGCAAACTTGGGTACGAGAATCCATTTTTTTATTATAACGTTGTATGTtgtatgatttctaatcatcttgctattTTTCTCGCAGTCATCGTCGCATGGTGGGCAGCCGGTTAcctagttcatggcatatgccatggcccacaagggcaaggcgaaatCCGACGTCTCCTACAACCCGGATGACCCTCCTTCGGCATATAGCAATGCGACCGTCCATAGCCGTCTCAGTCAGTATACTGAGATGGCAAGGgcggtccatgggccagagtacgatccAAGCGCCCATGACTTTGACGGAGagatcgtcatgagggtgggaggtggCAAGAAGTATGGGCGGTATTGGATGGGTGATGGTGTCATCGACACGTCCTCTACTCCcaccctctcccagatccgagcacggagcacgagcgcaaGCCCGGCCATACGTCCACGGCCAACCACTGCTTCGCACCTTGTCAACGAACTCCAGGtaatttctgttttattcgttgcttattgatttttacatacctttgccttacttTAACATTGGGGGTCAAATGTTGTAGGCCCAACTGCTAGAAGAAAGGAGGCTTCGCGAGGAGATGGAAGCGAGGGCGGTGGAAGAGCGGGAGGCCCAACGATAGAGGATAGAGGAGCTGGTGGGGTTCATGTCCACTCTTGGTGCCGCTATGGGGCGGACCATGCTAGCTAGCCTAGTCTTGCCACTTCCTcaagcagctactcctgtgagtaccaATATATTACTTATTATGTTCCAACCTGACATATGGCACACTAGAAAAAAATATGCAATCTCAAACATACaatatggtgttggtggtgacggcggttgttgttgtggtgtggtggtggcagttgtggtgttcaggtggtggtggtgttggtggcggtgtattgatatgtatgttcttgatggtcatcgtgccgtttgttttcttgcagggtttggaaacctctccgtgcaggggaggttctgccgaaattttttaTTGACGGTATCCTTTTCATTTTTTCAGCATCAATCGGGCGTGGCATCGAATCAAATTGGAGGGTCACCGGCTTCATGGATTGGAGCGTCGCCGGCACCATAGCTTGAGCCGAATCAAGTGGAAGGGTCGCCGGCTTCACAGATTGGAGCGTCGCCGGCACCACAGCTTGAGCCGAATCAAGTGGAAGGGTCGCCTGGAGCATCAAACCATGGGCCTCTTCACCTTGACAATCGTCGTGATCAACTTGTTGTGAACTTTGTTAAAAAATTTGGTTGTGCACTTATGAACTTGTGGCACATTTGGACTTTTGGTATGAACATGTGATATATGTGAACATGTGGTTCTTATTTATGATTCATGTGATATATTTGTGGTATTTGAATATGATTTATATTTGTGTCACAAAtggaataataaaaaaaattcagcttctggttactttgcctagtgtcaggggtctgacactaggcaaaggggCCACACGTGGCACACCTAGGGAAcaggctttgcctagtgtcaggaaaCTGACACTAGACAAAGTagacagtttgcctagtgtcggaggcctgacactaggcaaagcttggcatatttgcctagtgtaggcggtctgacactaggcaaagcttgacatatttgcctagtgtcgaacgcctggcactaggcaaaccttgcatactttgtcgagtgtcagacctccgacactaggcaaaaCGTCCGTTACGATTTTCACTGTCAGTGGAATACTTTTGCTGAGTGGTGTCtttgacactaggcaaacactttgccgagtgtccgaggttTGACATTCGGCAAAGTGCTCTTTGTCTAGTCCGTCTCTGCCGATCCTTGTTTACCTAGTGTGACACTAGGTAaa belongs to Miscanthus floridulus cultivar M001 chromosome 4, ASM1932011v1, whole genome shotgun sequence and includes:
- the LOC136551774 gene encoding uncharacterized protein → MDDREWMYTGHRSKVDFTKEWMCKTDEFLESAFGEASGRPIKALCPCSKCANRKRQNKVNVGKHLVNNEFTPNYTRWVHHGEGHRMREEVVRPRLEGFDADAEVADMLDDTSSTPTLSQIRARSTSASPAIRPRPTTASHLVNELQAQLLEERRLREEMEARAVEEREAQR